A single Xenopus laevis strain J_2021 chromosome 3S, Xenopus_laevis_v10.1, whole genome shotgun sequence DNA region contains:
- the LOC121402238 gene encoding histone H4, with the protein MSGRGKGGKGLGKGGAKRHRKVLRDNIQGITKPAIRRLARRGGVKRISGLIYEETRGVLKVFLENVIRDAVTYTEHAKRKTVTAMDVVYALKRQGRTLYGFGG; encoded by the coding sequence ATGTCTGGAAGAGGCAAGGGCGGAAAGGGTCTGGGCAAAGGAGGCGCCAAGCGCCACAGGAAGGTGCTGCGGGATAACATCCAGGGCATCACCAAGCCCGCCATCCGCCGCCTGGCACGCAGAGGGGGAGTCAAGCGCATCTCCGGCCTCATCTACGAGGAGACTCGCGGGGTCTTGAAAGTGTTCCTGGAGAACGTTATCCGGGACGCCGTCACCTACACCGAGCACGCCAAGAGGAAGACCGTCACCGCTATGGATGTGGTGTATGCTCTGAAGCGCCAGGGACGCACTCTGTACGGATTCGGGGGTTAA